TCAACGCTAAGATGCAAACGAAGTCCTCAGGGACCTTCACGTCGATCCaggaggagccagagcccACAGAGCTTATCTCGGAAACCACCGCAGAGGATGACACCGTGATCTATAGACACCCTGTCAATCAGTCATATGCATCTTTTTTCACCGCCCACAGCTCCACCAGCGCGCCAGACGCTTCCGACCTCATCTCGCTATCCAgcaccatcaaggagaaacCTGCAAATGACACACCAACCCTAATGACGCCGAACCTTTTTTCACCATCGATGATATTTAACGAGCCTGTTGAAACATTCAAAATGTTTGACGATTCGGCCGCAATTCCAAACTCTAATTCATTCAACATTCCAAGACAAGAGACCTCTGTAATTCATGAAATTGGCTACGACGAGCAGGAATCGTTCGTGGCCCCAGTTGCTAGCCCGCGTGCCGAGCAAAGATATTCTATGAGGCTGGTGGATGAATCCCCAGAAATCCAGACGCCGGTGGCTATTCAGGAGGCATTTCCTACCCCTGTATCCACGCCACAGAACCTATCAGTGGTGGAAGTTGACTTACCAAAGGGGGCAGAGCCTGAAGCTTCCACACCTCTGGCAGAGCCTGAAAAAGTGTTTACACCTCAGACGGCTCAGGAGACACCACAGAGTGTGTCGCAAGAGAAAGACTTGCCCGCGCTTCCTAAGAACAACAAAAGACTCTCATTTCGTGGCCTTTTTAAGAACAAAAAGCATCTCTCGTCTACTCCATCGCTAGCCACTCCCGAGCACGAGCCAGAACCGACCAAGACGGCAAAACCGTTGCGACCAAAGAGTTTCGCTGGTTTTGAAGAATCTcgacaggaaaaaaaagcaGATCAATTAAAGGACCGTCGCAAGAGTCTTCTGAGTGGgtggaaaagaaaaagtctGGGCGCAGAGACTGAAAAGgccaagagaaagagcCTTTTCGGAAGAAACAAAACTCAAGGTGTTGCTCCCACGCCCGCGCACAGTGGTACTGACAAAGCAGAGGAAAGCGATAAGGAAAATCGCCCAGCGGCAGTCAAGAAGACCGAGTCGCAGACCTCTAGCGAACGAAAGTCTTTGTTGGACACATACGGCTTCAACGGCCAGGCCTCTGGCTCTGAGGTCGGCGTTGTGCTTTCGACTCCACTGGAAACACAGTCAGAATTTGTGGACCAGAGTCCTTTGACTCTGCAGTCGCCGAAATATGTTTCTCCCGCCGATCATCGCAAGTCCATGTACCACGAGAATGCCGACGTGTTTTCGGAAGAGATCCAGGCAGAATCGGATGTGTACCGTCTGGACACGCCGTCTCCGGTCAACGGAAACTTTTACAGTCCCGAAAGACCAACTCTGGCTCCTGCCAGGGACAAAAACTCGTTGCTGGGCAAACGAGAGAACAGCTACACCAGACTCCTGGCAGGAGAAGCCTTGTTTCCCAAGAGACTCGCTGCCGACGAAGTGCAGAGCATTGTAACTCTGGAGCGTTCAAGATCAATGAAGTCCATCAAATCCGCAAGATCATCTATGGCCCACTCTCAGTCTGTAAGCAGCTCCATTGTTGAAATGCTTAACAACAATCAAGTTGATGGGCCGATTGTGACGTCCGATGGTATGACGGTGGTGAGGTCACCTCAGTCTGCAAGGTCTCCAAGATCTCCTATTTCTGTGAAGTCGTCTTCTAGCAGAAAACAGGCTGGCATCTTGAAAAAGGGTCAAGAACCCCTCTTTGGGTTTGGATtgcaggacgaggagctcagCGATATATACAACATGATTCAGTTTGGAGATGATGATCTTCAGATAGACACCGATTTCCATCTCGAGAGCGAAGACAAAGAGCCTGAGCTTGAGCCTGCTATTTCCTTCCAGTTTGAAAATAAGCAGCCAGAATTGGCTCTGAGTTCGCCGCAACAGGTCCCAATCACCCCTGACTCGTCTCCCGAGCACGGAAACTGGGAAATGGTTGATGAATGGGAGGATGAAGATCAACACAGCCACAGGTTCGATGCTCATCCGCAAAGCTACTCTATCAGCAGCTCCCGTCACGGAAACTATCGGCTTTCGTTGGAAAGCGCACCTTCGGAAACGGCAGAAAGCCCCGTTCTTGATAGGCCGTTGTCAGGATTGCAGGGTCCAGTTTTCACTCCGAGCGTGAAATCTTTCGGGGCTACAAGAAACTATAGTTTCTCCTACGATGAGGAGCCTTCAAGAGATTTTGAGGACTATGTGGCAGAAGCCTCCATCACAAGCGAGGATTCAGAAGGCCGTCATTCACGCGAAAGAATTCGCAAGTCGAGAAGAATGTCATTGATCAGTAAGCTGAACAAGAGAGACAGTACCGGGTCCAAAAGAGGGAAGAACAAGTCTCAAAGCTCGATCCGCCTGAGCATCTTTGGATCAAAGTCAAGTATCGATACCAAGGACTTGATTTCCTCGCCAATGGCATCCCCTATGCCCGAGATCCCGAGAGTCCGgttctcgtccaagatcttgctcTTCGACACTTATGGCGAACACGAGTACGACAGAAAGCCAGATCAAGCCACCTGTAATCAGCTGACGCCCCAACTGGCACTTGAGATCAAGAATGAGCTCAATGAGGTGAAGGCAGAGATGGCTGTCCACGAACTTTCGAGATGTTACACCCATTTCTTTTAGACACTCATATTCGCGCGAAGTAcaaataattaatttaatAACAGTATTTGGAATTTAAACGAGATTTGCTAATGTTTTGAAACAAGCTAATTCATTGCATTATGTCACTATTCGAATTGCAGAAAGCGGGTAAGTAGACAGCCCTAACGAAACGCTAACTTAAAGCTCTCATCGCGAAGCTCAAATCACATCGTTCGGAATTTCGACATCTGATTACGGACCACACCACCCACCCTATCATAGAGAAATTGCTTAGAGACGAGGTTCTCAATTACGTATTCACGTTCTATTCCATAGACGATGAAAAACGATCGCTCAACCGAGAACAGGCGATTTACATACTGGATCCGTTGGTACCTTACACAATTGATTGTTTGCTTGCCGATTTTTCTGCCGGCTGCCGGTACCAGTCGGCTGTGTTATGTTTCATGCCTGGCCTCACCAAGACAACGTATGCTCGGTTGAAGGCCAATTCGAACTTAATGAAGGCCTGTGGCAACAATTTCGACTCGATAGACTTTCTCAGCCTGAATCCCCTGGAAAGTCGAGTGTATGTTACAAATAATCACTATTCCATTCCTGCTCTTTACAACCCGCAGCATTTTGGCCCAGATCTTAATGAATATCAAGTTGACAAAGCTGTCGAGGCCATGATGAGTGCCTGCGTATTGTCAAACGAGTATCCAATAGTTCGGTACTATAATTCCCCTGTTTCACGCAAAATTGCTTATCTTTTCCAACAGACCCTTGATGAGTACTATAGGAAACACCAAGAGCTGTCTCCGGTGAATTCGAAAACAGTATTTTTTATCACCGACCGTCTGATGGACCTTTTCGCTCCCTTTTGTCACTACAAATTCTATAGATCCCAGATATTCGATCTCATGGACACCCAGATTAGAAAGGCACGGGGAGAGTATACTTACGTGTACGATTATCAGATTCAGACGGGAGAGGGCATTGAAAAGAAACACCTGGTGTTTGACGATGAGGATCCCGTGTATTCCAGGTTGCAGGATCTGCCAATTGAAGATTACACCAAGAGTATAATTGAACAGGTGAATGAGCTGAAAGCCACAGAGGCCAAGTTTTCAAATCTGAAGTACGCATCCGATTTGTCCCATGCGGCACTGAATCAAGCAGACTATCTTTTTTCCCGTCAGCTGGTTACAGGCCATTTtgagctgatcaacaaaatAGACAAGACGTTCCGTGACGAGTGTATTTTAGATTGCATGGTTTTCGAGAGCAAATGCGCATCCAATTTGAACGGTAACAAAGAGATGTATGAACCGCTAACAGAAGAG
This window of the Ogataea parapolymorpha DL-1 chromosome VII, whole genome shotgun sequence genome carries:
- a CDS encoding Protein BNI4; this encodes MSESGHYNTDRASFPRAKIIQHSSPPYTQDSNSMSTVQDEDDFKNIDRSSSFQTSTSSSIRDFPGNIGPKMSADVASLGFYSGPSLNDIALNNSKHATHVRRSIVVSPSMSTITLSVNDSTTIDESYEEEPTKKIGMTNSPSLQALGDILNAKMQTKSSGTFTSIQEEPEPTELISETTAEDDTVIYRHPVNQSYASFFTAHSSTSAPDASDLISLSSTIKEKPANDTPTLMTPNLFSPSMIFNEPVETFKMFDDSAAIPNSNSFNIPRQETSVIHEIGYDEQESFVAPVASPRAEQRYSMRLVDESPEIQTPVAIQEAFPTPVSTPQNLSVVEVDLPKGAEPEASTPLAEPEKVFTPQTAQETPQSVSQEKDLPALPKNNKRLSFRGLFKNKKHLSSTPSLATPEHEPEPTKTAKPLRPKSFAGFEESRQEKKADQLKDRRKSLLSGWKRKSLGAETEKAKRKSLFGRNKTQGVAPTPAHSGTDKAEESDKENRPAAVKKTESQTSSERKSLLDTYGFNGQASGSEVGVVLSTPLETQSEFVDQSPLTLQSPKYVSPADHRKSMYHENADVFSEEIQAESDVYRLDTPSPVNGNFYSPERPTLAPARDKNSLLGKRENSYTRLLAGEALFPKRLAADEVQSIVTLERSRSMKSIKSARSSMAHSQSVSSSIVEMLNNNQVDGPIVTSDGMTVVRSPQSARSPRSPISVKSSSSRKQAGILKKGQEPLFGFGLQDEELSDIYNMIQFGDDDLQIDTDFHLESEDKEPELEPAISFQFENKQPELALSSPQQVPITPDSSPEHGNWEMVDEWEDEDQHSHRFDAHPQSYSISSSRHGNYRLSLESAPSETAESPVLDRPLSGLQGPVFTPSVKSFGATRNYSFSYDEEPSRDFEDYVAEASITSEDSEGRHSRERIRKSRRMSLISKLNKRDSTGSKRGKNKSQSSIRLSIFGSKSSIDTKDLISSPMASPMPEIPRVRFSSKILLFDTYGEHEYDRKPDQATCNQLTPQLALEIKNELNEVKAEMAVHELSRCYTHFF